Genomic window (Alligator mississippiensis isolate rAllMis1 chromosome 4, rAllMis1, whole genome shotgun sequence):
TACTTCCttgctcagcccagggctggccaggaactgtcctggtctggagcaggttccagccccgtgccccaatcaggtgatcgaggcatgggacttggaaagagcttcaggggaggggcaggtcccagccttctgccttgatctgctggtgggCCAGCTAGCAACAagtccccagctgggtgggaaatCGTGGGACAGCTCTCAGCCGCCCCCAGTTGAGTGgggaatccccacccagccagaagCTCACTGCTACCTGCCCCACCAGGACCTGTCTCTATGGGATCTGCCTCTCTCCAACAGCTGTtttccagccccttgccctgaatcgcagagccagggctgggagctccctactACTGGGGCAAAGGGACATTGTTCAagcctgggctctgccactggagcctacTCCTGGACATGGAgtaatctcccagcccctgccagggcacAGCTGTTGCCTGGCTCAGTActccctgctagcccctgggCTAGCCTGGAGCTCTCACTGGCTGCTACATAGGGGCAGAACAGGGTGGAAGCAACCCTCTTCAGGCTGTTCCCATTAGGAGAAAATCTGTTCTCAAGTGCCTTCACACTTGTAGATGCCTGTCCAGGGTGAGTTTACTCCTTAGTAAATTACTGCGGAGTAAActcatccagcagcatttgcacgtgtagatgcgcccagtgtcaACAGATGCAAATGTTCTTTGGCTAattctcctttttaaaaagtttttgaaATATGCCTTTCAGGCATGAAAGACCTGTCAGAGACTGTGTGTTAATCCTCTTTTCTAGCACTAACAGCAATGGGTTCAGAATCCAAGTCATTTGTTTATGCATGGTGGATTTTAGCCAGCtgagcgattttttttttttttttaatttttttttcctctatcaCTCTCTTTAAGTTTCTGATGCAAGTCATTCAGTGCTACTTCTCTGACTGCTCCCCTTTATATATTCTTATCTTTTGTGCATAAAACTTGGTCCAAATCCAGCTTTGCCAGTTTTTGAGTACTTCTCTTTCCTTCAATACCTCATGAAACCTATATATTCCTCCACAAGTTTTGCCACCTGATTTTTCATTATGTGACTGGGTTTCACTTAATACTATTTCAGCAGCTGAAAGTGCAAACTCCTTCCCTGTATCTCAAAGTGTATCTGCATCAAACTCTTTATTATAGTAAGAAAACTGTTGGTTGACTTTGCTACATAGCTCAGGCTTTCCCTACAAGCTAATTTCTACCATTTCATGTCTCCCCCAGTTTGGGAGTAGCCCAAAGCCATCAAATGGTATGCTGTGCTGGGCCACTAAGCTCTCATAAGATACCACACTTTCACTACGGTAATATCTCTATGTCTAGTTCTGGTGCAATTTATTTGTCTGGAACAGCCCTCTCTTTTAGAGGTGATTCTAGGGTGTCCTTGTTTTGGGAAACTAGGTCATTTTCATGTTATGGGATTTCATATGATATAAAATGTgtctcccttttttctttttttgtccatCTTCATGACTCCCATGAATTTTGTCATAAACCCTGCAGTATCTGCCAATCTGTGCACTCATCTCTGCCCTGGGATCATCCTGCCATTGGATGAGGTGATTGCTTTAGTTGCATCTACAGTTCTTAGAAAATCATCCTTTCCTGTGCCTTCCTGAATGAATTACCCTCTCTCccagaaaaaaagtttaattgTGAACCATCTGTCACAGATTCTTTTCAGTGCCATGAGGCATCACTTTAAACCTTCAGTGAGAATAAACTCATTTCCACTCCTTTGCCTGGAATTATACGAATAAGATAAATGTTATCCGTCCATAAGTGTGTCCAGTGTCTTCTAATTTTGGTTCCTTGAAAATAGCAAAAacttttctgctttcttctcAGATCACTGCATCATCACCCCGTCCCTCGTGTCTCTGTCAGTTTCATACCATTTTTATACTTAAAGAGTGGTTTGTGCTTTGTTTCCTATGACCACCCCTCCATTACCTGGGTGGCAAGGACCATCATCTATTGACTtgaaggcttctccctgcagtgccatCTCATTCATCCTAAATGTCCATTCTCCCTTGTCCTTCAGCTGAAGGGATCTATTCCCCAAATTCCGGTTTCTTATTGTCTATCCAGTACCAGCCACAAACACTCCTTAACcactgccccaaacaggatattGAGGTTCCACATCTGACTTAATCTGCCGCATCCAGCAAGGagaggtggagctctgggtccgTGATGATGAAGACTGTGGGGAAATCTCAGGGTCAGAGGATCTGCTACTAGGTGAGCTGTGGGACTCCACTCCACCCAACTCCCTTCTCAGAAAAGTTCCATACCCAGACTAACAGGGGGCCTGCCCTGCACTGACCTAAAATAACCTATCTTGTAATGTGTCCCAGCAGGTGTTATCCCTGAAATTCAAAGCTGTGGACACAACAACAGTTCCTTTCCCTAATTACAGCTGTTAGGGGACAATAGAGTTTGCTGCCTTGACTTTTTTAGGCACAGATCTGGTTTCCCTTGGATACCATGATCTTAAATTTCCAGCTTCACATACCATTGTAAGAGGTGATTCCTTAGCACAAGGTAGCCATGCCTCTCTAACACCCTCTCCCAGGACATGATGGGATTTATAGTCTGCCATGGAAATCAACATGGTATACAGATGTCCAACAGTAATAGCAACACAGAACAAGAGAGAGGCCTGGGCTTTGCCTGGTTTCTCCTCGTCAGGCTGACCTGGGACTCAGGAAATGTTTAAtcatggtctcaggctgcattaaGTGATTCCATGGAGCGAGTGGGATTGAAAAGGTTTCATGTTGTGGGATGAAGTGAATACCCCCCTTTCTGTTTCATCTCAGGACCCTTGAATGTCACAGAGCCTGAGACTCGCCACAGAATCCAAGTGCAGATTCATGCCAAGGCCTTTGTCCTGGTGCAGATTCCTGTGACATGCAGGCCACCTGGGCCTTGTCAGCAGAGGAAGCTCCATGGGCTCCTCCCTGCACTAGACCTTTCCCTGGAGGTAGGTAGGAAACACAGCCTTGCTCCTCTCAGAAGAGAAAGCCACAACTCTAAATACTTCCCTTCCAGAATATTTCTTGGATGAAGGAGGGATGAAAAACGTTGGCTTTTTGTAACAAACAAAAGCAGCTGGTCCAATGTAAGGCAGAGCTCCCAACATACCCATGAATGCTGACAAGCCCCAGAAATCCACCACGAGGCTGTACCCAGATGCTGCTCTCGGGACTGTCAGAAAGCAAGGGTGAGCACTAGAGAGCAGTCTCATCAATGTACTTTGGCTCTGGTGTATGTGAGCCAATTCAGCTATAGTGCTTGGTGTAATCTCCCCCTGGACCCATCACTGCTGTGGGATGTAGCAGACCTCATTCTTCCTTTAAGCAGATCCTTCTGGTCTCATCCTTAGCTCATTTGATCATGAAGCCATTCATGTACTGTTCTGATGCACGTGTCCCTTGTGTTTTTCCCAACAGGGTCTGAGGTGATGGGGCAGACAGCAACTCTGAGAATCTGGCTCCGAAATCCATCAAGCAGGGAAAGTTAACATGGCACAGggatctgcccctccctcacacccagtgCTTAGGGTTTGAAAGGAAGACCTTGTTTTCTTAAGAAAACACAGGTGACAAAATCCAGTCCTGCTcagaggcccatcccagcagaaggaatagcAGTGTTTGTCCtttgccagcagggcagggactaatctggaatttctcttccccacacaggaggtgcctggctgctgagcagagctgaggagcaggctGCTGAAGAAGGGCCTGCAAATGTGGAGTCGCCACAGACTTCTCCAGGGTGTTTGCATGGGCTGgacttgctgcaacctgagaagGACCAGTGGCACAGGAGTCAGGGTAGGCCTCACAAGCAGAAGGAGAATATAGCAGTGAATTGGGTAGCATCTCCAGTTGGGCATGAAAGTGGAAAAGGGACAGAAGCCAGAAAGAGCCCTGGGTCCAGGGAAGAATTTGTGGAGTTGAGAGACCTGAAGAATAAGACAAAGTTCcactggagagagagactgcatccAAACAAAGCTAGTGGGGAGGGCCTCAGAGGGAAGCTGGAACTCATCACCAAGCCCAGGAGgagagcccactcctgccctgtgtGCAAGAAAAGCTTTAGttacccctcactcctggctctgcacaaaATAAGGTACCCTGGGGAGAAGTCCTGTGTAGCCaccaagtgcaggaagaacttcactTGCCTCTCAATCCTGGCTACTCACTGCAAGATCCATTCTGGAGGGCTCCCCCACCACTTCACtaaatgtgggaagagctttgtcTGCCCCTTGGACCTGGTCAAGAACCAACACGTGCACAGGGAGAAGCATCTGTACCACTGCATCATGTGTTGTAAGACCCATTTCTCTTCTCTGGCTCAGCACCGGAGCATCCACTTGAGGAGGAAGATACACTGCTGCACCAAGTGCAAGAAGAACTTCATCTGCTGGCAaggcctgtcccagcaccagtgtgtgcaaAGGAGGGAACAGACATACTGCTGTACcaggtgtgggaagagcttcaagcagccctccagcctggccaggcacaggcaaATGCAtgcaagggagaagccacatcagcaCTCTGAGTATGATAAGAGCTTCACCCACTCTTTCATCCTGGCCaaacaccagctcatccacacaggggagaagccatatcagtgctttgagtgtgggaagagcttcacccacttCTCCTACCTGACTGAACACAAGCAAATTCACATgtgggagaagccacatcagtgctcagagtgcgATAAGAACATTACTCAGTCCTCCAGCCTAGCCCAGCGCCAGCACATCTACActggagagaagccacatcagtgctcatattgtgggaagagcttcacccactcTTCCcgtctggcccagcaccagctcatccacacagggaagaggccacatcagtgctctgaatgtgggaagagcttcagtcaaTCCTCCCATCTGGTCcagcaccagtgcatccacatgggggagaagccgcatcagtgctctgtgtgtggaaagagcttcagcaAATCTTCCAGCCTAGCCCAGCACAAGCGCATCCACACGGAGGCAGAGCCACAtcggtgctctgtgtgtgggaagagcttcacttacttCTCTAGTTTGGCCCtgcaccagcacatccacactGCAGAGAAGCTGCATCAGTGCTCTGAATGTGGAAACAGCTCTACctactcctccagcctggccctgcacctgCTTATCCACAaaggggagaaaccacatcagtgccaTGAGtttgggaagagcttcacccaatcctcccacctggcccagcaccagcttatccacacgggggagaagctaCATCAATGCCCcaagtgtggaaagagcttccgCCGTTCCTCCAGCCTGACCCTGCACCAGTTtattcacacaggggagaaaccacatcagtgccttgagtgtgagaagagcttcacccagtcctccagcctggcccggcaccagcttatccacacaggggacaagccacatcagtgcttggagaGTGGAAAGAGCTTCTCCCAGTCCTTCAACCTGACCCAGCACAAGtccatccacacaggggagaagccacatcagtgctcagagtgtgggaagagcttcacccgcttCTCCAACCTGGCttagcaccagcgcatccactcCTGGGAGTATCTATAATTCTGTCAGCAAtgcaggggagggctgggagatgTCTACCTGCTCAGTACTCaccagttcatagaatcatagaagtagggtcagaagggaccttgtagatcttcaagtccgagcccctgcctgggcaggaggaaaactgggctcaagtgaccccagtcaggtaggcatcaagccgcttcttaaagacccccagggtaggagccagcaccacttctcttggaagttggttccagatcctagccacccttactgtgaagtagttcttacggatgtataatctaaacctactctccaacaacttgtggccgttattccttattgatgcatgccagaaagCAGACTCATGCTGGTGTACTGCAGAGAAAAATTCACCCAGCCTTCGTCCCTTGTAGGGCACAGCAGAACCCAAAGGACCCAGAGGCTAGCCCTCAAGGTTTAATTGGAGGGAAGGGCTAAGAGGAAAGAATGCAGGCAGAAGCCAGCCCAAATGCTAGGGGAAGTGGTGAggacatgagtgactggtgcctcctgaatctggggggggggcacccacagaagctgctgacCCTCCTTTCTGAAATATTCTCTATGGGTTTCCTTGTTCCTGCCCTGGCCAATGTGAGGGGTGCCTGGTTGTGGACAGCTCATTCCAGTCTCAGTCACAAGCTCAAATGTGTCTGTGCCCAGACATGAATCTTGGCAGGATTCAGTCCTAGAGCTCAGGGGACAGGACACCTCAGGGATGGGAACAGATGAGGGTTTGTTGTCATTGAACGACTCTGCCTAAGGCTTCAGACTGCAGCGGGACAGAGCATGCCAACAGCCAGTATCTGGTGTGTAGAATTTTGAAAATGCCTTTTAAGTTTGtgaatttcctttaaaaaatctgACAGAAATACTAAAGGGGATACCGTCCTGTTCCCTGCCATGGACCCACCTTGTATAGGTGCCCCCTGCCATTCTCCCAGGATGTAGGAAACCCCTCTGACCCCTCCCCCACTGGCTATCAGAAATTCCTTCCCCCCCCGGGTACagaacccccctgcccccacttcactGGGACTAGGGGGCTCCTTGCCCTCCATTTCTGGGGTGGTGAGAAGGAGTAgggggggctgagctgggagtcggggatcaggggggctggggtggtagTCAGAGGTCAAAGCAAGCtggtggagcaggggggtgggctgggagtcagtggggccagggctgacaTTGGAGTCAGGAGAACTAGGAGGAGGGTCAGGGGAGATCAGGGGCTAGGATGGTTGTTGGGGAGTGGGGGTCAGGGGAACTGGGCTAGGGGGTAGGGAGATCTGGTGGGTTAGGGTGGTGCTTGGGAGTCTGGGAGGTGGACTGGGTTTGTGGGGAACAGAGATCATTGGAGGATGGGATGATGGTCAGGGGGTTAGGATTTGGGTcaaggtggctggggtgggggtcagagggtGGGCTGAAAGACGGATATTGGGGGGTTTGGGGTGGCAGGGATCTGGGGGCAGTCGGGGGATCTGGATGTCTGGAGGGGCAGTCAGGGTGGTCCAGGAGACTTGGGGTTCAGAGGCAtctgggggttggggtggcagtTAAGGGGCCTAAGGAGCTGTGGTGGGGCTCAGCAAGACTGGAGGGCCTGGGTGGTGATgaagggctgggggtcaggggcaTCTGGGAGGTTGGGGGGCAGTTGGAGtggtccaggagctggggttCAGGGAGGAAATTggggtggctggggtgggagtcagggaaactgggaggggggctgggtggTGACTGGGAGCCTGAAAGGTTGGTATGGGGGGCCTGGGGAGCAGTAATGGGGTCAAAGGGCCATGGATGGAAGGACTGCCTGTCTGGGCCCTGTTGCCACCCACGGTGTACATGTGGTGTGAAGGCCAGGGGGGTGCCTTACCTCCCGGACTTGCCCCAACCCCCCAGCATGGACGCACCACACgtacccaggcatccaggactgTGCTCACAGATGCACACAAACACTCACAGAACCCGGGtgtctctcctctccccacccaggaACCCATGTGTGacccacatgtgtgcacacacacacgtgtgcacacgtgTTAGCAGCTTGATTGTGCTAATgacctgcagttgctcaggcagCTGGGAACGGAGCCGAATCTTGGGGAAGTAAAAGCTGTGAGTGTGTCCTGGGTGCCTGGGTTCCTGCTGTAAGTGCCTGGCTGTGTCTAGGACTCTTGGGTGTTGTGTATGtatgggtggggtgtgtgtgtgtgtcagatgcctgggttccacgTGTGTTGGTGGCTCCATGGGTGGGTACctcggactcctgggttccatgTTTGTAGCtgtgggtggggtgtgcatgATAGGGGAGGCATCTCTTGGATGCCtggggggtgtgcgtgtgtatgcttgtgtgtgtgtgtgtgtgtgtgtgtgtgtgtgtgtgtgtgtgtgtgtgacccacACACCTGGGTTCCATGTGAACGCGTGTGTGACCAAGACACGTGGGTTccatgtgtgtgagtgcatgtggaAAAGCCCCAGTCCTGGAGACCCCACCTCCCTACACCAcagtgcccctcctgccccaatctcccccacagctgctgcagtctctgccctcccctctccatgGCAGCAGGATACCGGAGACAGGAGTGTGGTGTGCCACAATGGGTCCCCAAGTGGCAAGCCGGTGCTGTCTGGCCCATCCTCGTACCTCCCATCCACCTCAGTGGCTTGTCTTTGTCACAGAGGTGACTGGGTAGGGGTGGTCTGTGCATGGTGCCAGCTCCATGGGGGTCTGGTTTTCCATGCTGCTGACAATACCTCCTGAAGACAGCCCCAGGACATGCAGCATCAGGCTTTGCTGGGTGGTGGTAGGACAATTTGAGCTTAGGATAGGGTGTGTTTgttgggccccagggctgggtggctGGGCACGGGCTGCCTGGCCAGATCTGGGGGAGCTGAGTTGGgtttgctgcccccttccccaggggttGAGGGGGTTGCACCTGCTGGCCTCTGCAGGATGATTAGTCATGGTCTGTTTCCTAgggaagggcaggtcccagagctggaggttGATACTCCCCGTGCCCTGCGGAGTGTGCCAGGGAGGATGAGGGGGGGGGCAGCGCTGACTTTATTCAGGCACTGCTGTGTGTCCCAGATGCTTgggttctgtgtgcatgtgtgtctgtctgtcagtctgtcctGGATCCCTGGTTTCCACGTGTgttgtggggaggtggggtgtcTGTCTGTCCTGGATGCCTgcgttctctgtgtgtgtgtctgtttcaCTGTCCTGGAGGGCCTGGACTGTGCGTGTATGCATGCGTGTGTATCCCAGACTCAAGGGATGTGGGCTGtgggactggggggggagggggtgttataCCTTCACATTGCCTGCAGGGGTTACTGTGGAGGTAGGTAGATACTTCACCTGGAGGTTTATACCACCCATGCCCTGTGGGGGTTGCCATGGTGTGGTGAGGTCTGCACTTACCTGGCACAGTTGACTGTGTGCCCCTGATCAGGGTTTAATGTATGTGGGATACAGGCGATATGGACAGTGATAGACTGGTGGGGGTGTTATACTCTCATGCTCCTGCAGGGGGTGCTGTAGGGGTGGGGGCATCAGACCTGACCTTTGACAGGTGTGATAGGGACTGTGATGGAGCAGGGTTGCTATGCCTTCACTGTCTAGCAGGGAGCCCTTGGGGGGAGCCTGTGCTCACCTGGGACAGGTGTGATGTAGGGGGTGTTACATcctcagggcaccagcaggggtcaCTGTGGGAAGCCCTTCCTCCCCTGAGGCAGGTGTGAGGCCCCCATACACCTGCagtgggtgctggggagggtgttATCTGCATTTACCCAGGGCAGTTGTAATGTGGGCCATGGCAGCTGGGAGGTGATACCTTCATTGCTCTGCAGGGGGCATCATCACTGGGTGCACAAGTCCAGCTAGGGTAGGTAGGATGCACCTACAGGGgacacggggggtgggggggagggtcaacactcacctggggcaggtgtgataTGGGCTGTAATTGGGTGGGATGCTACATCTTCAGTGACTAGTAGGGGCCACTATTGGGGTCATTGCCCTTCAGGGGCCACTGTGGGGTGTGTGAATCCATCTGGGACAGGTGTGAGGCACCTACAGGGGGCACTGAGTAGGTCTGCActcacctggggcaggtgcaaTAGGGGCTGTAATGGGGTGGGGTGCTATATCTTCATTTTCCAGGAAGGAATGCTGTGGGAGGTCCACATGCATCAGGGGCAGGCGGATGCACCCGTAGGAAGCACTGTGGAGACGTGCATGCTCAACTTCGACAGGGGTGCTAAAGTCTGTAATGGGGTGAGGGCACTATACCTCCATTGTCCAGCAgggtgtgctgtgggggtgtcTTTGCTCACTTGGGGCAGGTGAGGTGTGGGCTGTCATGGAGTGGGGGCATGGATGGACCCCATCTTTTCTCCCCACCTTCTACTTGCACCATCCTTGTGGCCCCCATGGCCAAAGAAGCCCAAGCCCAGCTGGTGACCCCGCTCCCTGCAGCCGTGGGGAGATCTTCAGGGTAAATCAGCTCTAGCCCAGGGTTTCCCCTTGAGCACCAAGATGGGTCTGACCCCCTGGTCAGACTAGTTTGGAGTGGGTAGTGGGGTTACCTTCCTTTATAGCTGGGTcatggcctctacctgggatctcttgagtgtaaaTGAACAacctttcacagcagcaggacattggctgctgtggtccctctgctttccctgtggtAGGCTTGGGTGCGATGCCTAATATTGTGTCAACTTTGATGGCAGTTTTGCTAAGACGTTTTGATAATTGATTTgaacagggctgatcctgccctaGGCAGAGGTTAGATTGATGTGACCTATGGAAGTCACTTCCAGCTCCACTGCTCCAggatttctatgattctttatGTAGTCCTGGCCCTGGCATAGAACCCCCATAGAAAAGTCAAAACTGACTAAAGTAACCACCTGTACTTAAGGAAACacatgtgaaaaaataaaaaccttggGTAGACTTCACCATTCGGTGCCTTCTAAGCATGGTACAAAGGTAATCTTGGTGTCTGACCCAATGTTTTCAAGGTCAAATAATCCAATAAAGATGTTTCCAATGTCACAGTGACAAAAGAAAGTAGGGTTCACGCTTCTCTCAAGGCAAATTATCTCaacattatttattaatttttttcttacataCCAGTTGAAATCTAAATGCTGTATATAAAACTGGAATATCAATATGGAATTAAGAAGTGCTATAGCATACAACATGATATTAGATTAATGTTACTattgaaagaatttttttttaatgtttttgggTGATACAACACATCATCCATTAGACTATTTGGTTTTCCTTATACAGTTTTCACTACATTTGTAATGTTCAGTACAAGAAATGTAATTTTTTGGCACTTGCATCTTGCAGTTTTGCATGTTGCACAGTTACATGTCAGCAATAATTCATCAGGAACAGAATGGAGACATTTGTCTGGAAAGAGCTCCACTCAAGTCTTTGTCCCacccaaaatgtttcagatttaACATACTTCCGTAGATGCTATCACCCAGGCTAAAGCATTCATGTGCCACAAAGAAGCATCTCCTGTGATGTCCATTTTGAATAGAGAAAGAGGGCGGGGAGGGGGTTACTTTTGTAAAGTGCAAAACAAAGCTCATCAAATGTTTTGCAATGAAATGATGGCTGTAGGACCTTAACAAGGTATTCTTTGTTTCTGTTAGCATAATTTCGAGGACATAGTTATCTTCAGCGAAACCTAAGAGGAATTTCTCTGGTGATGCGCTCCATGCTGACAGTTTTGCTCTTATTTTGCTGGTGACATCACATCCTGTGAGGATGTGAGCCTTAATAAGTTGGTCCTGCACACAATTGGTCCTAGTTTCTGTCCAAGAGTGTGAAGAAGAGCAAATCTTACTTTTATCACCCAAGCCTGCTTTAATCCAAAGTtccaaaagtcctttttcaaacagTTGAAACAGACATCAAAGAACAAAAACATCTGTATCATTAGAAAGCACTATGACATGTGAAACCAGATAAAACTGCATCAAATAAATGGATGATCAGCCGAGCACCTGCTTCTTTTAGAGCAGCAAACAGATGATTGCATACCTAAATGCCATTATCTGTGATCATTGTGGCCTCCCTTCTGTCATTTTCTCCCGTCATAGTTCCACTTAACACTGAAGTATGTATGCTACTCTCTCTTCATTTTTCACAAAAGTATTGCTTGGCTGACAGTTGTAATAACTCTTTGTTTGCTTAAGAAGGCCAAAACGTCTCCATCTGAACAGGTGAAATGTCAGGATCCAGTTTTACAAACTCGATTGGTGTAGTAGTCTTTCTTCTCTCTCATTCACCTTCTCTCAATGACTTCTCAATGTAAGTGTCAAACACAATATCCACCCTACGAACTAATTGGAATTGGATCGCTTTCCTCCACAtgctatcatagattcatagattcatagacattagggctggaagggaccttggaagatcatagagtccagccccctgcccaaagggcaggaagtcagctgttccagaccttgggggcttggacagtaaagaaattcttccttatgtccagcctgaaacggtcttgtagtagtttatgaccattcgacctagtcgtcatcctttggggcgctctggtgaacaaacgttcccccagatactggtggtcacccctgataaacttataggtggccatcagatcacccctgagcctgcgcttttccaggctaaagagccccagggctctcagcctgtcatcgtagggtctgcttccctgacctctgatcatgcgcgtggctcttctctggactctctcaagcttctccacatcctttttgaattgtggagcccaaaacgacgcagtactccagctgcggcctcaccaaggctgagtacaaggggagaatgatgtcccgggatttgcttgagaagcatctatggatgcaagccagagttttggccactttactagccgcagcatcgcactgcaggctcatgttcatcttgtggtcaatgatgacccccaagtctctttcttccttcgtgctagccaacatagcactgacgagcctataaggatgctgcgggttttttttcccaaggtggagaaccttgcatttattggtgttgaacaccatcagattctcatccgctcacttgctgagcctgtccaggtcagcctggatcacccgcctgtcttctggtgtggatgttttgccccaaagtttggtgtcatcggcgaacttggccattccacttctgactccagtgtccacatcattaatgaagatgttgaacagtatgggtccaaggacagagccttgggggaccccactggtcacaggacaccatgatgagtgacttccatcaattactaccctctgggtccaaccccggagccaattttccagccagtggatcgtggaggacccaaggcgacaattggccagtttctccaagaggtgatcatgggaaaccagatcgaaggcttttttgaagtcaagatatatgacatcaatcttctcccttatccaggtgataggtcacctggttgtagaaggaaatgagaattgtcaagcaagacctacctgcaacaaacccatgctggctatcccttaagatgttggcgtcagccagtccattaaggatggcctctttaataaacttttctaagatcttccccgggatagaagtcaggccaatgggcctatagttagccggatccactttcctccctttcttgaagataggcaccacattggccttcttccagtcttcgggcactacaccagagcgtcaggagttctcgaagatccatgccagaggctgggctatgatgcttgccagctccttgagtaccc
Coding sequences:
- the LOC132250293 gene encoding zinc finger protein 883-like isoform X4; translation: MQATWALSAEEAPWAPPCTRPFPGGGAWLLSRAEEQAAEEGPANVESPQTSPGCLHGLDLLQPEKDQWHRSQGRPHKQKENIAVNWVASPVGHESGKGTEARKSPGSREEFVELRDLKNKTKFHWRERLHPNKASGEGLRGKLELITKPRRRAHSCPVCKKSFSYPSLLALHKIRYPGEKSCVATKCRKNFTCLSILATHCKIHSGGLPHHFTKCGKSFVCPLDLVKNQHVHREKHLYHCIMCCKTHFSSLAQHRSIHLRRKIHCCTKCKKNFICWQGLSQHQCVQRREQTYCCTRCGKSFKQPSSLARHRQMHAREKPHQHSEYDKSFTHSFILAKHQLIHTGEKPYQCFECGKSFTHFSYLTEHKQIHMWEKPHQCSECDKNITQSSSLAQRQHIYTGEKPHQCSYCGKSFTHSSRLAQHQLIHTGKRPHQCSECGKSFSQSSHLVQHQCIHMGEKPHQCSVCGKSFSKSSSLAQHKRIHTEAEPHRCSVCGKSFTYFSSLALHQHIHTAEKLHQCSECGNSSTYSSSLALHLLIHKGEKPHQCHEFGKSFTQSSHLAQHQLIHTGEKLHQCPKCGKSFRRSSSLTLHQFIHTGEKPHQCLECEKSFTQSSSLARHQLIHTGDKPHQCLESGKSFSQSFNLTQHKSIHTGEKPHQCSECGKSFTRFSNLA
- the LOC132250293 gene encoding zinc finger protein 883-like isoform X3 — encoded protein: MKALGAGALDKAAGAETLSGAEKQAPKEGPVKLELQRTSPGRLGERGSFTPDLGQLQKWQGRPPKRGGELGGGAWLLSRAEEQAAEEGPANVESPQTSPGCLHGLDLLQPEKDQWHRSQGRPHKQKENIAVNWVASPVGHESGKGTEARKSPGSREEFVELRDLKNKTKFHWRERLHPNKASGEGLRGKLELITKPRRRAHSCPVCKKSFSYPSLLALHKIRYPGEKSCVATKCRKNFTCLSILATHCKIHSGGLPHHFTKCGKSFVCPLDLVKNQHVHREKHLYHCIMCCKTHFSSLAQHRSIHLRRKIHCCTKCKKNFICWQGLSQHQCVQRREQTYCCTRCGKSFKQPSSLARHRQMHAREKPHQHSEYDKSFTHSFILAKHQLIHTGEKPYQCFECGKSFTHFSYLTEHKQIHMWEKPHQCSECDKNITQSSSLAQRQHIYTGEKPHQCSYCGKSFTHSSRLAQHQLIHTGKRPHQCSECGKSFSQSSHLVQHQCIHMGEKPHQCSVCGKSFSKSSSLAQHKRIHTEAEPHRCSVCGKSFTYFSSLALHQHIHTAEKLHQCSECGNSSTYSSSLALHLLIHKGEKPHQCHEFGKSFTQSSHLAQHQLIHTGEKLHQCPKCGKSFRRSSSLTLHQFIHTGEKPHQCLECEKSFTQSSSLARHQLIHTGDKPHQCLESGKSFSQSFNLTQHKSIHTGEKPHQCSECGKSFTRFSNLA
- the LOC132250293 gene encoding zinc finger protein ZFP2-like isoform X2, whose product is MSPKRSPCPTRSRLPPVPRRLGTGQQMKALGAGALDKAAGAETLSGAEKQAPKEGPVKLELQRTSPGRLGERGSFTPDLGQLQKWQGRPPKRGGELGGGAWLLSRAEEQAAEEGPANVESPQTSPGCLHGLDLLQPEKDQWHRSQGRPHKQKENIAVNWVASPVGHESGKGTEARKSPGSREEFVELRDLKNKTKFHWRERLHPNKASGEGLRGKLELITKPRRRAHSCPVCKKSFSYPSLLALHKIRYPGEKSCVATKCRKNFTCLSILATHCKIHSGGLPHHFTKCGKSFVCPLDLVKNQHVHREKHLYHCIMCCKTHFSSLAQHRSIHLRRKIHCCTKCKKNFICWQGLSQHQCVQRREQTYCCTRCGKSFKQPSSLARHRQMHAREKPHQHSEYDKSFTHSFILAKHQLIHTGEKPYQCFECGKSFTHFSYLTEHKQIHMWEKPHQCSECDKNITQSSSLAQRQHIYTGEKPHQCSYCGKSFTHSSRLAQHQLIHTGKRPHQCSECGKSFSQSSHLVQHQCIHMGEKPHQCSVCGKSFSKSSSLAQHKRIHTEAEPHRCSVCGKSFTYFSSLALHQHIHTAEKLHQCSECGNSSTYSSSLALHLLIHKGEKPHQCHEFGKSFTQSSHLAQHQLIHTGEKLHQCPKCGKSFRRSSSLTLHQFIHTGEKPHQCLECEKSFTQSSSLARHQLIHTGDKPHQCLESGKSFSQSFNLTQHKSIHTGEKPHQCSECGKSFTRFSNLA